In Nitrospira sp., the sequence CATGGCGAGTTTGTTGTGCGCATCCAACGCGGCCACCTTGTAACATTCGGCCAACGTCGGATAGTTGAAGATCGTGCGCAAGAAATACTCCAAGCCGCCACCGAGGTCGAGGACTGCCTGACCAATATGCGTTAATTCCGTCGCCCCCGTTCCGATGGCATGGACGGCGAGCAGCCTTCGATTCGCACGATGAAACAGTAATTTGACAAGCCCGCTGTCGTCGCCAAGGATCTGTCCCCGGGCGATCTCGCGATACCGCGCGACCCCTGTTTCGTAGGGTACGTGCTGGTCGGTCAGAACCTGCTCCGGTGGCCCGGTCATAGAAATCTCGGGGATTGCGTAAATGCCTACAGGTGGGTGATCGGGGAGTGGGTCAATCTCCACTCCAAACGCGTGACAAGCCACGTGCCGCCCTTGGGAGGCAGAAGTGGAGGCGAGGCTGGGATAACCGATAATATCGCCCGCTGCAAAGATGTGGGGGATTCCGGTGCGAAACTGAGCATCGACCGTCAGGCGACCTCGCTTGTCCGCACTTAAACCTGCTGCGGCCAGGTTGAGTCTCTCGACGGCGCCCATCCTTCCGACCGAGTAGAGAACGGATTCGGCCATTATCCGCTTCCCGGACTCCAACGTGAGGATGGCTCGACGGGGCTTTTCATCGGTCAGATCGAGCTTTTCGACCGCCTCGCCCAGTCGAAAGGTAACGTTGCGATTGCGCATCTGATGCATCAATTCCTCGACGATCTCGGAGTCCAGAAACTCCAACAGGCCCGTTCGCTTGTCGACCAGTGTGACGTTGATTTTCAGGGCGGCCAGCATGGAGGCATATTCAACGCCGATGATGCCGCCGCCGACGACGACCATCTTTCGCGGGAGCTTCTTGATGTTCGTGATGTCGTCACTGGTCAGAATCACCTCTCCATCAACCGGCACGCCTTCGGGTTGAGCGGGAATGGTTCCGGTTGCGATCAAGATGTTCGCCGCGGTGAGGAGCCTGGACTCTTGTTCGCCGGCCACAGCCATGGTATGGGCGTCTTTGAACGACGCCTCCCCTTGGATCAACACGACGTCGTTCCGGCGAAGTTGATCGGCGACGACTTCGACCTCCCGCTTGGTGACGTCCGCGACCCGTGCCAAGAGTTGTGCCGCCGTCGGTCGGCTGTCGAAGTGATTCCCTAAATGTTGTTCGACGTGATGAGCGGCGCACAGAAAGGACAGCACCGCTTCACGAAAGGTTTTGCTGGGGATCGTGCCGGTTTCTACGCAGACGCCGCCCAGAAGGCGCCTGCGTTCAACGACGGCGACGCGTTTGCCGAGTTTTGCGGCTTGGATCGACGCCCGCTGGCCGGCCGGGCCGCTTCCGATACAGAGCAAATCAAAATCGTACGTCTCACGAGCCATAACTAGTCAACGGCCAAGGTGATCATTGAACAGAGAGAGTACGGGAATAGATAGACGGGTTGCTGAAATGA encodes:
- the sthA gene encoding Si-specific NAD(P)(+) transhydrogenase; protein product: MARETYDFDLLCIGSGPAGQRASIQAAKLGKRVAVVERRRLLGGVCVETGTIPSKTFREAVLSFLCAAHHVEQHLGNHFDSRPTAAQLLARVADVTKREVEVVADQLRRNDVVLIQGEASFKDAHTMAVAGEQESRLLTAANILIATGTIPAQPEGVPVDGEVILTSDDITNIKKLPRKMVVVGGGIIGVEYASMLAALKINVTLVDKRTGLLEFLDSEIVEELMHQMRNRNVTFRLGEAVEKLDLTDEKPRRAILTLESGKRIMAESVLYSVGRMGAVERLNLAAAGLSADKRGRLTVDAQFRTGIPHIFAAGDIIGYPSLASTSASQGRHVACHAFGVEIDPLPDHPPVGIYAIPEISMTGPPEQVLTDQHVPYETGVARYREIARGQILGDDSGLVKLLFHRANRRLLAVHAIGTGATELTHIGQAVLDLGGGLEYFLRTIFNYPTLAECYKVAALDAHNKLAMTASHLSKEAT